From Homalodisca vitripennis isolate AUS2020 chromosome 1, UT_GWSS_2.1, whole genome shotgun sequence, the proteins below share one genomic window:
- the LOC124352829 gene encoding longitudinals lacking protein, isoforms H/M/V-like, producing the protein MLSADCFDISLLFVDNYKLGMGSEREQQFCLRWHNYQNCLLATLPQLLDGDDLTDVTLCAGGRNIKAHKVVLSACSQYFKDLFKEMLPIQHPVIVLPGTYFSDLVALVTFMYSGEVNIFENQLAGLLSVAETLQIRGLAEFTWSGNLTNNEAGKKEVLSSPRCKRAKTSATVVVPTSGGVEEITVSPPLPQVPRTRQKVGEPRVEDSGWGEGMPAADQHTAEDLSNRTIMATDGTTDNNQLDSPNLSMDVATNPTDLTQAVVETKTRNSSCNPKMYATCFVCGKQLSNQYNLRVHMETHQNAHYACSACNHVSRSRDALRKHVSYRHPQTTPGLQPPTTPRSTQP; encoded by the exons GATGGGCAGTGAAAGGGAGCAGCAGTTCTGTCTCCGATGGCACAACTACCAGAACTGTCTGTTGGCGACACTGCCTCAGCTGCTGGATGGGGATGACCTGACCGATGTCACTCTGTGCGCTGGGGGCCGCAACATCAAGGCCCACAAGGTGGTACTCTCAGCCTGCAGTCAGTATTTCAAAGACTTGTTTAAG GAGATGTTACCCATACAGCACCCCGTGATCGTGCTACCTGGCACGTACTTCTCAGACCTGGTTGCTCTTGTGACGTTCATGTACAGTGGAGAAGTGAACATCTTCGAGAACCAGTTGGCTGGCCTGCTCTCTGTTGCGGAGACGCTGCAGATTCGGGGATTGGCTGAGTTTActtgg agCGGAAACCTAACCAACAACGAAGCAGGGAAGAAGGAAGTCTTGAGCAGCCCAAGATGCAAGCGAGCCAAGACATCGGCAACTGTGGTAGTGCCAACATCAGGAGGTGTTGAAGAGATTACAGTGTCTCCCCCACTACCTCAGGTTCCCAGAACCCGACAGAAGGTGGGGGAGCCACGGGTAGAAGACAGTGGCTGGGGGGAGGGTATGCCGGCAGCAGACCAGCACACAGCAGAGGACCTGAGTAACCGGACAATTATGGCAACAGACGGCACCACAGACAACAACCAGTTGGATTCTCCTAACCTCTCTATGGATGTGGCCACTAACCCTACGGACTTGACTCAAG CTGTTGTCGAAACGAAAACAAGAAATTCCTCATGCAACCCTAAAATGTACGCCACTTGTTTTGTGTGTGGTAAACAGTTGAGCAACCAGTACAACTTACGCGTGCACATGGAGACTCACCAGAACGCGCACTATGCCTGCTCCGCATGTAACCACGTCTCACGCTCACGTGACGCTTTGCGCAAACATGTCTCGTATCGACACCCACAGACAACGCCTGGACTGCAGCCGCCCACTACTCCACGCTCGACCCAGCCCTGA